GTTTCTTATTTTTCTGTGGAATGGATAAGTTTAGCTGGCGAATAATAGAAAAAAAACTTAAAAAAAGAGTACATTCTCTTCTTATTCCTTTTTTTATTTGGAATGTTGTATTTATTCTTTTTGTAGCTTTAGTTAATGCAATAAGTCCATCTCTTCTTACTTATAAGAAGAGTTTTGTTGATATGACATTTGGAGAAGTTCTTAATTGCTTTTGGGATTTGAGTCAAGGCTTAATTCCTTTATGGTTTATTCGAGATTTAATGATTATAAATATTTTTTCTCCTATAATATATTTCATGTTGAAGAATAAAATTAGTAAATTGATTATCTTGGGCTTTACTTTTTTATTTTTATCTCAAATTTTTCATTATGTTCCTGGAATTGGTATGCGTTGTGCCTACCCTTATATGTTGGGAGCATGGTTTAGTATTAATGGTAAAGATTTTATTATAGTATTAAAAAATATATTTATCCGTTATCGTTTCTTCTAATTTTATTGGTAGGAATCGATACTTATCTATGGAGTAATGACGTTAAGTCGTTTGCTTTAAACAGATTAGCCCAGATTATAGGGATTCTAATAATTCCTTTGTGGGTGTCTCGTTGTTTAGAAATAGGTTTTTTGCAAAAAAAAGATTTCTTATCTAAAGGCTCTTTTTTTGTGTTTGTTTTTCATATGTTTATCATTTATATTCCAGCAAAGTTATGGGTGTATGTACTTCCGGTAAACGGTTGGACCGCTACTGTAGCACTTTTGGTTATTCCTATTCTTGTTGCTTATCTCTGTCTAGGTATATATAAGATTTTGTTGATATATGCTCCAAGAATAACAGAAATCGCAGTTGGTGAAAGAAATTAATATGAATAAGTCGCTATCACAAACAATAAGTTTTCTTAGGTTTCCTTTGATAATAGGTGTTGTTTTTATACATACAGTTTTTTTCTTACCTGAAAAATTAGAAGGGTATGAAATTTTTAGATATATGTTAGGGTGTTTAACAGCCTTTGCTGTACCTGTTTTTTTTATCATCTCATCATTCTTGTTCTTTTATGATATGAATGAGTTTGATATACAGAAATGGTCAATAAAGTTAAGAAAACGTATTAGAACCTTATTAATACCTTATATATTTTGGAATTTGTTCTATTTGCTGTTTATGTTGATAGTGCAGATTTCTTTTTCCAATATAATGGGAGGAGAAGAACGTAAAATGGTATATAATTATTCATTTCTTGAGCTAATTAATTCATTTTGGAATTTTGGGGGGATGTATTATGGCATGCCGATATTGTATTCTTTTTGGTTTATAAGGAATCTTATGATATTAAATTTATTTGCTCCAGTATTTTATTTGCTTCTCAAAAGAGTACCCTTTGTTTTTTTTTTGATAAGTTTTGGACTCTTTGTTTTTAATCCATTTAATTTTATTGCTACTGATATGGACTGGGTAAAGTCAGTCCTATTTTATGGCGTTGGTTCTTTTTTTGCAATTTATTCTATTGATTTTACTGATTTGAAGAAATTGATTTATCCTTTCGTTACATTTGTCATTTTATCTATTATATTGTTGCCTTTTACTCCAGTTATGGTAGGTTCTTATTGGTATAAGGTTCTTTTGTTTATAGGTTCATTGACCCTACCTGCAGTTGTCTGTAAAGGAATCTTGAATAAGAATTTGCAGGTAAATAATTATCTGTCTTCCTCTTCTTTTTTTGTTTACGCTTTTCATTTATTTATAATAATACCGTTTAATAGATGCTGGCCCATGATAATACCTGTAAATAATTGGACTGCCTCAATAATGTTAATAATGGTACCATTGTTAGTAGTGTTAATTAGTGTATGCATCTATTATTTACTTAAAGCGAACTTTCCTAAATTTACAGAATTAATAGTTGGTGGTAGATGAAAACTAAAGTTATAAAAAAAATATAGTTATGAAAGAATCTTTTTTAAAATATTCAGTTGCTATCCGTACAATTGGTAAGGCTGGTGATAAGTATATTCAAGAACTACAATCACTTCACAACCAAACGATAAAGCCAGAGCATATTTATGTACATTTAGCTCATGGTTTTGAACGTCCGAAAGAGCAAGTCGGTATGGAGGAATATATTGATACACCAAAGGGTTTGGTACACCAAAGGGCTGCTGCTAATATGGTAGAGGAGGAGTATGTGCTTATAATAGATGATGATGTCTATTTCCCAGAAGATGCTGTTGAAAAAATGTATAATGCGTTGCAGGAGTATGGTGTTGATGGTATTGCACCAGACACTTTTCCTACTCAGAATATGAGTTTTCTTTCAAAATTAGGGGCGTATATGACAAATACAGTTAAAGGGCGGAGAAATGATGGATGGGCCATACGTATTCAACGTTCTGGAGCATTCTCCTATAATTCAAAGCCAGAAAAAGGTGCTATTTATCCAACTGAAAGTGCAGCCGGAACAGCAGTTTTTATGAAGACTGAGGTGTGGAAAGCAATTCATTATGAGCACGAGGTATGGATTGATCTGTATCCTGCTGGTACGTTTGGAGAAGATCAGTTGATGTATCAGAAAATAGTGGAGAATGGATTTAAACTTTTAATGTGGTATGATTCAGGGGTTGTTCATTTGGATGCGAATACCAATAAAGCAAGTCAGAAATCGTATGATAAAATATATTATCGTGCCATGGCACAGTACCTGACTTGGTATCGTTGTGTTTATGACTTACCAAGGAATAAATATACTGATAAACTAAAGGATAAGCTAGCTTATGGTCATAGATTTTTGCTGAGTTGTAGCGTAAGATTGCTCTATTCCATTCTTCATCTCTCTCCAAGATTCTTGACAGCACACATTAAGGGAAATCTTGATGCAAGAAGGTTTGCGAAAAGTAAGGAATATACTAGTCTTCCTCCTTTTGTACTCTCTGCGGAGAATAGAGTTTTATAATAATAAAGTTCTACGAATATGGAAACCCCCAAGTTCAGTATAGTTGTCCCTGTCTACAATGCAGAGGTGTATCTGCATCAATGTCTTGATTCTCTTTTGCGACAAGGTTTGGATAGTTATGAGATTTTATTGGTGAATGATGGGAGTACGGATAGTTCTCTATCTATATGTAAAGAATATGCAGATGATAATTCAAACATAAAAATACTGAATCAAAGTAATCAAGGGGTTTGTTCTGCACGAAATAATGGTCTGGAACACGCGACAGGAGAGTGGGTTATATTAGTAGACTCAGACGACTATCTTCTTGACAATGGATTGTATACGGCTTTTTCAGCTGTAGAAAAGCAAGAAGATTATGACATTATTCAATATAAGAGTAGTTATGATTTCTGGCCTAAGAAGGTACTTACCTCTGAAGTAACTTTTAAGGGAGAAGGGCTTGAGTTGATTCGAGAGTCTGGTTTTGTCTCTTTCTGTTGGTTATGTTTCTATAGAAGAGATTTCTTGAATGATAATCATATTCGCTTTAATAGTAAATATATTGTTGGAGAAGATCAACTATTTGTAGCTAATGTTTTTCTTCATAATCCGCGGACAGCTGTTGTATCAACGGATTTGTATCGTTATATTGTACATGAAAATAGTGCTACAACCAAGCGTGATGTAAAGTATACAAGGCGTTGTGTTGAAGATTATCTGTCATCTTTTAATGATATATTAAGTATTGCTAAGAATGTAGAAACTAATGATAGAGACTGTGTGGTAAAAGCTTGTTATAAAGCCTTGAATTCTAAAAAAATGTTCGGTTTTAGTAGAATGTTATCATCTCAATATGATTATGGTTGTTTTAAGAAAATTAGCTTAAAGGCACAGGAGATTGAATTCTATCCAGTTTTTCCAAATGGAAATGGAATAAAAGAGAAGGTTATAGCTTGGATAATTAATTTAGCCATTAAATATTATTTAGTTTATAAGCCTACCTCATGGTTCTTCAATAGTATAGTTGTTAAATTTATTCTCCCACGATTAAGAACAAATATCAAAAATGGAAAATAAGACCGTAACTATAGTCACCCCTACCTATAATCGTGCAGACAGACTCCCGATGTTGTTTGATAGTCTGTGTAAACAGAGTTGTAAAGACTTTGAATGGTTATGTATAGACGATGGAAGTTCTGATGATACAGAAAAAGTGATTAGTCAGTTTATTCGTCAGAATTCACAAAATGAGATAAGTTTTCCTATAAAATATATTTATAAAAAGAATGGGGGAAAGCATTCGGCGCTGAATATTGCTTTCAAAGAGACGCAGTCAGAATTATTATTTATTGTTGATTCTGATGATGTTTTAACAAATGATGCTGTGGCTTCAATTGTTTCTGATTGGAATAACATAGATGATAAAGGGAATATCTGTGGAATTGGCTATTTGCGTGGATATTCTGAGACACAAGAAATTGGTGATAGCTATTCTGCGCATTACTTTATCAGTAATTTTATAGAAGAGCGTTTTAACAGGAATATAAATGGAGATAAGGCTGAAGTTTGGGTGACTGATAAATTACGTGATTTTCAATTTCCAGAAATAGAAGGTGAGAAATTTATCTCAGAGTCTGTTGCGTGGATATGGCTTGCAAAAAAGTATAATATGCTTTTTGTCAATAAAATTATCTACATAACAGAATATTTAGAAGGAGGGTTATCTGATTCTGGACGTGTATTGAGGTTTAAATGTCCTACACTAATGGCGTATGGTTCTTTAATGACTATGTCTAAGGAATTTTCTATAAAAATACGTATAAAGGAAACATTACTTTATATAGTATATTCTTTCTTTGGGAAAAAAAGCATTTGTGAACTTTTACATTGTGAATACAAATTACTTGTTTTTTTTAATTTAGTTCCAGGATATATACTTTATCAATATTGGAAAAGCAAATTTATTTGTAAGACATGATGTTAATGATTTGATATATTGATGAGAATATTACAGGTAATAACATCCTTATCTATGGGTGGGGCTGAAATGTTGGTGGTTAATTTGATACCAAGGTTGCAGGCTTTTGGGAATACTGTGGATTTATGTATCTTTAATGGAAAAGAAACACCATTGACCCATAGATTGAAGAAAGAGAGTCCACAGACAAAGATATATGCGTTAGGACATGGGGTTTATAATCCGCTCTATATATTAAAGCTAATAAAGATAATGAGGAATTATGACATTGTTCATACTCATAATTCATCACCACAACTATTTGTAGCTATTGCTAACTTATTTTGTTCTCAGAAGTTGGTCTCTACAGAGCATACAACCTCTAATCGCAAACGTGAATGGAAATGGTATGCACCTATTGAGAGTTGGATGTATGGGCAATATAATCATGTGATTTGTATAAGTCAGATTGCTGAAGATAAATTGCGAGAGTATATGGGAGGAGTTTGGTTAGATAAAACAAATCCCCAATATAAGCAAATCTCAACGATTAATAATGGTGTAGATGTTAAGGCTATTAGTGATGCAACTCCTGATAATGCCTTGTTGTCATTAAAGGAACAAAGAAAGGCGATCTTGATGGTAGCTGGATTTCGAGATGCGAAAGATCAGGATACGGTTGTTAAAGCCTTAGGATTACTTGATAACAGTCACTTTGAGGTTTGGTTTGCTGGTGTTGGTATACGTCAAGAAATTGTTAAGCAGTTAGCAGAGTCACTTGGTGTTAGTGACCGAGTTAGATTTTTAGGCTTACGTACTGATATTCCAAATGTTCTGAGAGCAGCGGATGTTATCGTAATGTCTTCTCATTGGGAAGGATTGAGTCTTAGTAACGTAGAGGGGATGAGTGCACATAAGCCATTTATAGCCTCTGATGTAAATGGTTTGAAAGAGGTTACTAAGGGATATGGTTTACTTTTCCCACATGAGGATGCAAAGGCATTGGCTGAAGAATTTAATCGTTTAGCAAGTGATGAAGCTTATTATAATGAGATTGCTGAACGCTGTTACAATAGAGCTTTAGAGTTTGACATCTCAAAAACGGTAAATGGGTATAATAATGTTTATAATGGTGTAATTTCTAATGGGTAAAGATAGAATAGAATATTTAGATTTTGTAAAGTTCGTAGCAATACTCCTTGTATGTGTTGGGCATTGTTATGTAATGACACCAAACTTAGATAGCATTGTCCGACCAATCATCTATTCTTTTCACATGCCTTTGTTTATGTTGGTGTGTGGTTATTTTTCTACTCGTAGCTTAGAAATACCAATTAAATTCCTTTTAGAAAAGAAGAGTAGGTAATTGTTATTTCCTGTTATATCGTGTACTATTATGACTGTTTGTCTATTCGAGAGGGGGATTCGTATGGAAATTATTGGGTGTGTTTGGTTTCTTAAGAATCTGTTTATATGCTATCTTATAGCAAGATTTGTCAAATACATTAAAATACCAGTAGAGATAACGCTTCCGCTTTCATGGGTAATACTTTTAATTATTCCTTATGGTGGAACTTTGATGATTAATTTTCTCTATTTTTATTTTTGTATTGGTTATTTAATCCATAAGCATCTTGATTATCTACAAACTTATAAAGTCCCTTTATTCAGTATTTCACTTGCCTTTTTTATCGTTGCTCTTTATCTGAATTGGACAAATCCTCCTGAAAAAGTTGATATAAATTTACTTCTGTATAGCCCTTTTAAATTTATATTACAAGTTTTTGTAGGACTTTCCGGCTCTATAGTCATAATAGGTATCTGTGAATTGATATATAAGTTGTTTGAAAAGCGGCAGAGGGCAAAGAGGATTCTATCATATTTTAGTACTATTGGTAGACATACTTTAGGAATATATGTCATACAAACTTTTATAATAGAGCGGTTAATAACTGTATATATTAAGTTAAATGAGGCAGTCATTTCACCAGTTTTTACAGATTTTATATTTATTCCATTGATTGGTAGTGTCTTATGTCTTGTTTGCTATTATGTTGTTCGTTTAACACAACCAATTAAAATAATAAATATTCTTTTTTATGGAGAACAGAAATAGAACTTATCTTGACTTTTGTTTCTTTTCACTTTCTTCATCAGAATAACAATAAATGCTATATAATTCCATGCTTGCCAACTGGTCAAAGTAACATCAAATCTGTTCAACAGACTTCTGTATGAATCCAACCACGCATTTGTTCTTTCTATGCTGTACCTTTCTTTATACAGTATATCGTCAAACAAATAGCAATCTTGCCCACCCCCTGCTCTATAATTAAATGCTACATTTGCAAACACACCCATTCTTAGGCACATGTGTCTAAACTCTTTTGCATCGAATCCCGCATCAGCATTGAGAAATAATCCATCAGTAGAAATATCAGACTTTGTGAGTTGTGAGAATACTTCTTTAACCACTTCTGAAATATTGTACAAATCATTGTGAGAACCTGCAACTGGAGTGGATATGGCGAGTGGTATTCCCTGACGGTCAGTTACATAAATAGCATTTGTAGTCTTGCTCTTCTTGCGTCCCTGATAGCTCTGACAATCTCCACCACGTAATGCTGTAGTATGGCTGCCATCCAAATCTATACTTGACATATCCAAGAAAGATTTATAACGGCCTAGAAGTATTGTCCACACTTTTTGCCATTCTCCTTTCTTACACCATTTGCGAAAATGTCCGTATACGGTTTTGTAATGAAGAACCTTTGCTGTGAAGAACGATGAAACTGGAAGCATATACCATTGGCAACCAGTCTTAAGCTTATAAAGAATGCATTGAATTACCTCGGATAGGCAGCTTTGGCAAATATATCCACGTTTTGCTACTGATAAATGAGGTAGAATTTCATTTTTTATTGTATCTTTGTCCAGTACTTTGTACATGAGAGGTATTTGAAGCTTGGTTCAATAATACAAAGATAAGAATCCCTCTCTATTTTAACAAAATAAAAACTCAAGACGACTTCATAGAAAGTATAAGTTCTTATCTATTGAGGCTTAATCTTACAATGATGGATGAGAGGCTTATTGATTTATAGAGCAGTTGTTTGAATATGTTCTCGATTTCCTGAATTTACTATAGTTATTAGACGTGTAATGTGAATATTAATTTATGATAGGAAGAAATAGTTTAGTTAAGCTTATAGATTACTATTATCGTGAACCTTTGATGAAGTTTAGGATAATGAAGGAGAAAGGGTTCTCTTTGTATACAACGGGTAATAGTTATCCATATATTTTTATGGTAGATGGTAGAATTCCACATGGTGGAATGTTTGATAGACTGAAAGGTCTGATTACCATTTATGCTATATCTAAAGCTTTGGGAAAGCCATTTAAATTGAACTGGAGTTATCCGTTTGTATTAAGTAAGTATCTTGAGCCAAACGAGTACGATTGGCTAATTGATGAGAGCCAAATGAATTTTGGCCTTCTGTCATATAATAATGTTATAGCCTATGGAGAGATAGTAGACCCTTCTCGTTTATATAAAAAGCGTTCATCCGAAACACATTTCTATTATGGCTATAACTCATTAGATAAGGTGAATGCTTATTTTGGAACGAATTACCAGTGGGGCGAGTTGTATAGAGAATTATTCCGTCCAACAACTTATCTTCAACGCTATTTGGACCTGTATCAGTCAGAGATAGGAGCTAACTATATCGCAATTCATACACGTTTTATGAATCTTTTGGGTGACAAGATGGAAACGGCTATTAACCCGGAGTTAGGTTCTGATAATCAAAAGAGTGCATTGGTTGAGTCTGCTATCAATTCTGTAAAGAAGATATCTGAACAGCATCCTAACACAAGAATTCTTATTGCTTCCGATTCTATGGTTTTCATTGAGGAGATAAAGAAAGCAAAGCTTGATGTGTATATTGTGCCTGGAACTGTAAAGCACATTGATACTGCTGGTGAAACAGATGATTCTGAGAATATAAAGATGTTCACAGACTATTACTTAATCAGTGGTGCGCAAAAAGTCTATAGCTTATGGCATGAAGGAATGTGGAAGAGTGCATTCCCTGAGTATGCTGCAAGAATTGGAAATGTGAATTTTGAACGTGTCGAGTTCTAAATCATGAAGAAGAAATTAATTCGCGTTACAACTGCAGACATATCTTTAAATAGTTTGCTGAAAGGTCAGCTGAAGTTCTTGAGCCAATATTTTGACGTTATTGGTGTTGCAAAAGATACAGGTGTTCTGAAGGAAGTTAGTGAACGAGAGGGTATTCGTGTTGTGGATGCTCCGTTAGAACGTCCTATCAGTTTGGTGAAAGATATAAAGGGGTTGTGGTTTTTGTATCGTCTGTTCTGTAAGGAGAAACCATGGTGTGTACATGCCAATACTCCTAAGGGAAGTCTTTTGGCAATGATAGCTGCATGGTTTGCATGCGTTCCGCATAGAGTTTATACCGTCACTGGCTTACGTTATCAGGGGGCTCATGGCTTTTTAAAAATGATTCTTAAGACGATGGAGCGCTTGTCGTGTCTTTTTGCTACAAATGTTATTCCAGAAGGACAAGGGGTATTACATGCTTTGCAAGAGGATTGCATTACTAAGAAGCCGTTGTGTGTGATTTGGAATGGAAATATTAATGGTATTGATACCGAGTTCTTCACTCCTGTAGAGAATACTCAAGAAAAGTCTGATTCTTTTACCTTCGTTTTTATAGGAAGAATGGTTAAGGATAAAGGAATGCACGAACTAACGGAGTGTATGCGACAACTGAATTGTCGGTTAATATTGGTTGGAACATTTGAAGAGGAGGATGCCGTTTCTGCTTCTGATAAAGAGTTTTTGACAACTTCTGAAAAGGTTAAGTTTGTCGGCTGGCAAAGTGATGTTCGTCCTTTCTTAGCTCAAGCTGATGCACTTGTTTTCCCAAGTTATCGTGAGGGATTCCCAAATGTTCCAATGCAAGCAGGTGCTATGGGCTTACCATGTATTGTTACGAATATTAATGGTTGCAATGAAATCATTAAAGATGGACTGAATGGTAAAATTATTGCTGCCCCTCTTAAAGAAGGGTCTGAAGTTATGCAACAGGCTTTGCTTAATACTATGAAATGGTTTATTGAGCATCCTGAAGAGGCTAAACGTATGGGACGTAATGCTCGTCCAATGATACGTGAAAGGTATGAGCAGAAGGATATTTGGAAGGCTTTAAAAGAATTTTACGATGCTTTATAAAATAGCACATATCCTACGTGACAAGTTACCTTGGATCTGGGATATTATAGGGGTTATCAATTCCTTCCTTTTTGGATTAAGGTATGGAAGTAAAATGAAGAATGTTCAGAATATTCTTTCTCATTTTACTAAAACTACAGATGAGGCTGGTAATGCACTTTTCTATAGGATAGAGAGCCTTGGTAAGGATAATCTTCCTATGTTGGCAAAGATGTTTGCAGAACAGCCTGCGTCAGCCTTTGATTTCTTTAAACCTCATGGTTTCGATGAACTATCATTGAACAAGTTAGCAAAAGATAAAAGTTTTCTTGCTTATATCGTTGTTGCAGAAGGAACTGTTCAACAAAAAGTATGTGTTGGATACTTCTTCCAGCGGAGTTTCTTTTGGGGGAAATCCTTTCGTGGGTATATGACGGATTATCGTTGGCAACGTCGTGGTATCAATAAAATGATGAATCTATGTGCAACAGAGATTTCTTCATTGTTAGGTCTTAGGGTTTTTGGAACAATCGCGCCAGATAATATTGCTTCTATGAAATCTGCTCAGACTGCTAATGATATTCAGATTATTGAAACATTACCTAATGGAGATTACTATGTAGAGTATAAACCAAAGGCAAAATGAACCACGAATTTCTCAAATGTTTTTGTGTACTACGAATTTCTCTAATTTTGCGAATGTTCTTTGTGTACTGCGAATTTCTTTAATTCCTCGAATGTTCTTTATGGACTGCGAATTTCTCTAATTCTTCGAATGTTCTTTGTGTACTGCGAATTTTTTTAATTCCTCGAATGTTCTTTATGGACTGCGAATTTCTCTAATTCTTCGAATGTTCTTTGTGGACTGCGAATTTCTCTAATACCTCGAATGTTCTTTATGGACTGCGAATTTCTCTAATTTCACAAATATAGCAAAGCTCTTTCATATTATGCGCGTTGAGAAGGAATTGGTGTTTAAGAATGAGGCATACCAAATAATTGGTGCTGCAATGGCTGTTCATAATGAGTTGGGTAGTGGGATGCGTGAGGTAGTCTATGGTGATTCTCTTGAGATAGAATTTAAATTGAGAGGAATTCCTTTTCAACGTGAACAGACGTTCAATATTCTTTATAAGGGTGTAGAGTTACAGCATAAGTTCAAATGTG
The Prevotella melaninogenica DNA segment above includes these coding regions:
- a CDS encoding GxxExxY protein, coding for MRVEKELVFKNEAYQIIGAAMAVHNELGSGMREVVYGDSLEIEFKLRGIPFQREQTFNILYKGVELQHKFKCDFICYKNIIVELKAEKAITDIDRSQIINYVKITKCPLGILVNFGESSLMYERYVCTKD
- a CDS encoding glycosyltransferase family 4 protein, whose translation is MRILQVITSLSMGGAEMLVVNLIPRLQAFGNTVDLCIFNGKETPLTHRLKKESPQTKIYALGHGVYNPLYILKLIKIMRNYDIVHTHNSSPQLFVAIANLFCSQKLVSTEHTTSNRKREWKWYAPIESWMYGQYNHVICISQIAEDKLREYMGGVWLDKTNPQYKQISTINNGVDVKAISDATPDNALLSLKEQRKAILMVAGFRDAKDQDTVVKALGLLDNSHFEVWFAGVGIRQEIVKQLAESLGVSDRVRFLGLRTDIPNVLRAADVIVMSSHWEGLSLSNVEGMSAHKPFIASDVNGLKEVTKGYGLLFPHEDAKALAEEFNRLASDEAYYNEIAERCYNRALEFDISKTVNGYNNVYNGVISNG
- a CDS encoding acyltransferase family protein; this translates as MEIIGCVWFLKNLFICYLIARFVKYIKIPVEITLPLSWVILLIIPYGGTLMINFLYFYFCIGYLIHKHLDYLQTYKVPLFSISLAFFIVALYLNWTNPPEKVDINLLLYSPFKFILQVFVGLSGSIVIIGICELIYKLFEKRQRAKRILSYFSTIGRHTLGIYVIQTFIIERLITVYIKLNEAVISPVFTDFIFIPLIGSVLCLVCYYVVRLTQPIKIINILFYGEQK
- a CDS encoding glycosyltransferase family 2 protein, which produces MENKTVTIVTPTYNRADRLPMLFDSLCKQSCKDFEWLCIDDGSSDDTEKVISQFIRQNSQNEISFPIKYIYKKNGGKHSALNIAFKETQSELLFIVDSDDVLTNDAVASIVSDWNNIDDKGNICGIGYLRGYSETQEIGDSYSAHYFISNFIEERFNRNINGDKAEVWVTDKLRDFQFPEIEGEKFISESVAWIWLAKKYNMLFVNKIIYITEYLEGGLSDSGRVLRFKCPTLMAYGSLMTMSKEFSIKIRIKETLLYIVYSFFGKKSICELLHCEYKLLVFFNLVPGYILYQYWKSKFICKT
- a CDS encoding IS5 family transposase, whose protein sequence is MYKVLDKDTIKNEILPHLSVAKRGYICQSCLSEVIQCILYKLKTGCQWYMLPVSSFFTAKVLHYKTVYGHFRKWCKKGEWQKVWTILLGRYKSFLDMSSIDLDGSHTTALRGGDCQSYQGRKKSKTTNAIYVTDRQGIPLAISTPVAGSHNDLYNISEVVKEVFSQLTKSDISTDGLFLNADAGFDAKEFRHMCLRMGVFANVAFNYRAGGGQDCYLFDDILYKERYSIERTNAWLDSYRSLLNRFDVTLTSWQAWNYIAFIVILMKKVKRNKSQDKFYFCSP
- a CDS encoding glycosyltransferase produces the protein METPKFSIVVPVYNAEVYLHQCLDSLLRQGLDSYEILLVNDGSTDSSLSICKEYADDNSNIKILNQSNQGVCSARNNGLEHATGEWVILVDSDDYLLDNGLYTAFSAVEKQEDYDIIQYKSSYDFWPKKVLTSEVTFKGEGLELIRESGFVSFCWLCFYRRDFLNDNHIRFNSKYIVGEDQLFVANVFLHNPRTAVVSTDLYRYIVHENSATTKRDVKYTRRCVEDYLSSFNDILSIAKNVETNDRDCVVKACYKALNSKKMFGFSRMLSSQYDYGCFKKISLKAQEIEFYPVFPNGNGIKEKVIAWIINLAIKYYLVYKPTSWFFNSIVVKFILPRLRTNIKNGK
- a CDS encoding acyltransferase family protein, with product MGKDRIEYLDFVKFVAILLVCVGHCYVMTPNLDSIVRPIIYSFHMPLFMLVCGYFSTRSLEIPIKFLLEKKSR
- a CDS encoding glycosyltransferase, which gives rise to MKESFLKYSVAIRTIGKAGDKYIQELQSLHNQTIKPEHIYVHLAHGFERPKEQVGMEEYIDTPKGLVHQRAAANMVEEEYVLIIDDDVYFPEDAVEKMYNALQEYGVDGIAPDTFPTQNMSFLSKLGAYMTNTVKGRRNDGWAIRIQRSGAFSYNSKPEKGAIYPTESAAGTAVFMKTEVWKAIHYEHEVWIDLYPAGTFGEDQLMYQKIVENGFKLLMWYDSGVVHLDANTNKASQKSYDKIYYRAMAQYLTWYRCVYDLPRNKYTDKLKDKLAYGHRFLLSCSVRLLYSILHLSPRFLTAHIKGNLDARRFAKSKEYTSLPPFVLSAENRVL
- a CDS encoding glycosyltransferase family 4 protein, which produces MKKKLIRVTTADISLNSLLKGQLKFLSQYFDVIGVAKDTGVLKEVSEREGIRVVDAPLERPISLVKDIKGLWFLYRLFCKEKPWCVHANTPKGSLLAMIAAWFACVPHRVYTVTGLRYQGAHGFLKMILKTMERLSCLFATNVIPEGQGVLHALQEDCITKKPLCVIWNGNINGIDTEFFTPVENTQEKSDSFTFVFIGRMVKDKGMHELTECMRQLNCRLILVGTFEEEDAVSASDKEFLTTSEKVKFVGWQSDVRPFLAQADALVFPSYREGFPNVPMQAGAMGLPCIVTNINGCNEIIKDGLNGKIIAAPLKEGSEVMQQALLNTMKWFIEHPEEAKRMGRNARPMIRERYEQKDIWKALKEFYDAL
- a CDS encoding acyltransferase family protein, encoding MNKSLSQTISFLRFPLIIGVVFIHTVFFLPEKLEGYEIFRYMLGCLTAFAVPVFFIISSFLFFYDMNEFDIQKWSIKLRKRIRTLLIPYIFWNLFYLLFMLIVQISFSNIMGGEERKMVYNYSFLELINSFWNFGGMYYGMPILYSFWFIRNLMILNLFAPVFYLLLKRVPFVFFLISFGLFVFNPFNFIATDMDWVKSVLFYGVGSFFAIYSIDFTDLKKLIYPFVTFVILSIILLPFTPVMVGSYWYKVLLFIGSLTLPAVVCKGILNKNLQVNNYLSSSSFFVYAFHLFIIIPFNRCWPMIIPVNNWTASIMLIMVPLLVVLISVCIYYLLKANFPKFTELIVGGR
- a CDS encoding acyltransferase family protein — protein: MISNNTSQTIATLRFPLIVAVVLLHTYIIDRPIGGTIYVAHGQYPFFDLFAHIYQSEFGNMAVPLFFFISGFLFFCGMDKFSWRIIEKKLKKRVHSLLIPFFIWNVVFILFVALVNAISPSLLTYKKSFVDMTFGEVLNCFWDLSQGLIPLWFIRDLMIINIFSPIIYFMLKNKISKLIILGFTFLFLSQIFHYVPGIGMRCAYPYMLGAWFSINGKDFIIVLKNIFIRYRFF
- a CDS encoding GNAT family N-acetyltransferase, with amino-acid sequence MLYKIAHILRDKLPWIWDIIGVINSFLFGLRYGSKMKNVQNILSHFTKTTDEAGNALFYRIESLGKDNLPMLAKMFAEQPASAFDFFKPHGFDELSLNKLAKDKSFLAYIVVAEGTVQQKVCVGYFFQRSFFWGKSFRGYMTDYRWQRRGINKMMNLCATEISSLLGLRVFGTIAPDNIASMKSAQTANDIQIIETLPNGDYYVEYKPKAK